The following are encoded together in the Apodemus sylvaticus chromosome 11, mApoSyl1.1, whole genome shotgun sequence genome:
- the Nkx1-1 gene encoding NK1 transcription factor-related protein 1, with translation MSTGGPAAPGDVPALPPPPPGPGSGPAPPAPAATARDAMDGRAELPIFPRAGVPPLAASDTVPAVPEGAGAARPAAPPRPTSFSVLDILDPNKFNSRRRRCVLLGPVVPATCAPCAPAACVAVPAASGRSPRAELERRALSAATGVAAAAGAEPTSAGDSYRADEAEANGYSSGSGRSPTADSEDEAPEDEDEDEAPEVQDAQGTEEPRGGSGGLGARGSGCPGAAEVEASPVDDAAAPGPCGNSPGAPGPPATAAGAGSTPQGAAAVATKPKRKRTGSDSKSGKPRRARTAFTYEQLVALENKFKATRYLSVCERLNLALSLSLTETQVKIWFQNRRTKWKKQNPGADTSAPTGGGGGPGPGAGPGAGLPGGLSPLSPSPPMGAPLALHGPAGYPAHSPGGLVCAAQLPFLSSPAVLSPFVLGSQTYGAPAFYAPHL, from the exons ATGAGTACCGGCGGCCCGGCGGCACCTGGGGACGTCCCCGcactgccaccaccgccgcccggGCCCGGCTCGGGGCCCGCACCGCCGGCTCCTGCGGCCACAGCTCGGGACGCTATGGACGGACGAGCCGAGCTGCCCATCTTCCCCCGGGCTGGAGTCCCACCGCTCGCGGCCAGCGACACTGTGCCCGCGGTGCCAGAGGGGGCTGGAGCGGCTCGGCCCGCCGCGCCCCCGCGCCCCACCTCCTTCTCCGTGCTGGACATCCTAGATCCCAACAAGTTCAACAGCAGGAGACGCCGGTGCGTGCTACTGGGCCCTGTGGTGCCCGCTACGTGTGCCCCGTGCGCCCCGGCCGCGTGCGTCGCGGTCCCCGCAGCCTCCGGACGTTCGCCGCGCGCAGAGCTTGAACGCCGAGCCCTTTCCGCCGCCACAGGAGTCGCAGCGGCCGCGGGAGCTGAGCCTACAA GCGCTGGGGACTCTTACAGGGCGGATGAGGCCGAGGCCAACGGCTACAGCAGCGGCAGCGGTCGCAGCCCTACCGCGGACAGCGAGGACGAAGCGCCCGAGGACGAGGATGAGGATGAAGCGCCCGAGGTGCAGGATGCTCAGGGCACCGAGGAACCTCGGGGAGGCAGCGGCGGTCTCGGGGCCCGCGGGTCGGGCTGCCCCGGAGCGGCCGAAGTCGAGGCTTCCCCCGTGGACGATGCTGCGGCCCCAGGGCCCTGTGGGAACTCGCCCGGAGCTCCGGGCCCGCCTGCAACTGCTGCGGGAGCGGGGAGCACCCCGCAGGGCGCCGCCGCCGTGGCCACCAAGCCCAAGCGGAAGCGCACGGGCTCGGACTCCAAGTCCGGGAAGCCGCGGCGTGCGCGCACCGCCTTCACCTACGAGCAGCTCGTGGCGCTGGAGAACAAGTTTAAGGCCACTCGCTACCTGTCGGTGTGCGAGCGCCTCAACCTGGCGCTGTCGCTGAGCCTCACCGAGACGCAGGTGAAGATCTGGTTCCAGAACCGCCGAACCAAGTGGAAGAAGCAAAACCCGGGTGCTGACACCAGCGCGCCGACCGGAGGCGGCGGGGGCCCCGGTCCGGGAGCGGGGCCCGGCGCGGGGCTGCCCGGCGGTCTCAGTCCCCTCAGCCCCTCGCCACCTATGGGCGCGCCGCTCGCCTTGCACGGCCCGGCCGGGTACCCGGCGCACAGCCCCGGGGGGCTGGTGTGCGCCGCGCAGCTGCCCTTCCTGTCCAGCCCGGCCGTCCTCTCGCCCTTCGTGCTGGGCTCGCAGACCTACGGCGCGCCCGCCTTCTACGCGCCCCACCTCTGA